One window from the genome of Magnolia sinica isolate HGM2019 chromosome 4, MsV1, whole genome shotgun sequence encodes:
- the LOC131244409 gene encoding probable indole-3-pyruvate monooxygenase YUCCA10: protein MESIVVIVGAGSSGLATSACLNHLSIPNIILEREDCCASLWKKRAYDRLNLHLAKQFCHLPHMPHPPSSPTYIPKKDFIQYIDQYVSHFKLAPLYHRSVESVLYDQDVGRWVVVAHNLVRNEVEEYRGRFLIVATGENSQGFIPDIPGLETFSGNVVHSNQYKSGSDYLGKAVLVVGSGNSGMEIAFDLSNFGAETSIVVRSPVHVLTRDMVHLGMVLLKYLPCSLVDTLTLLLSKLKFGDLSQYGISRPAKGPFFLKAIAGRSPVIDVGTIGKIMSGEIQVLPPLASIRDCIADFADGTSHSFDAIVFATGYRSTAKCWLKGDDYLLDKEGMPLPSFPNHWKGENGLYCAGLSRRGLAGVSMDAENIANDIKRVLDEDVN from the exons ATGGAGAGCATAGTAGTGATAGTAGGAGCTGGTTCATCAGGCCTAGCAACCTCAGCCTGCCTAaaccacctttccatccctaacaTAATCCTAGAAAGAGAAGAttgttgtgcttctctttggAAGAAAAGGGCCTATGACCGTTTGAATCTTCACTTAGCAAAGCAATTCTGCCACCTTCCTCATATGCCTCACCCTCCTTCCTCACCAACCTACATCCCTAAGAAGGATTTCATCCAATACATTGACCAATATGTGTCTCATTTTAAGTTGGCCCCCTTGTACCATCGATCTGTTGAGTCCGTATTGTACGATCAGGATGTTGGTCGATGGGTTGTTGTGGCCCATAACTTGGTTAGGAATGAGGTTGAAGAGTATAGGGGTCGGTTCCTGATTGTTGCTACAGGGGAAAATAGTCAAGGGTTTATACCTGACATACCAGGGTTAGAGACCTTCTCTGGGAACGTTGTGCACTCTAACCAATATAAGTCAGGGAGTGATTACCTTGGTAAGGCTGTTTTAGTTGTTGGGTCTGGAAATTCAGGCATGGAGATTGCATTTGATCTCTCTAATTTTGGAGCAGAGACCTCTATAGTTGTGAGGAGCCCG GTTCATGTGCTCACACGAGATATGGTGCACCTTGGAATGGTTCTCTTGAAATACTTACCATGTTCTTTAGTGGACACTTTAACACTCTTACTTAGCAAACTCAAGTTCGGAGATTTGTCCCAGTATGGTATAAGTAGGCCGGCAAAAGGGCCCTTCTTTCTTAAAGCAATCGCTGGCCGTTCTCCTGTTATAGATGTTGGGACCATCGGGAAGATCATGtcaggagaaatccag GTCCTTCCACCATTAGCAAGCATCAGAGATTGCATCGCAGATTTTGCAGATGGCACGTCGCACTCATTTGATGCCATAGTTTTTGCCACTGGCTACAGAAGCACAGCTAAGTGCTGGCTCAAG GGTGATGATTACCTCCTGGACAAAGAGGGAATGCCACTTCCAAGTTTTCCCAACCATTGGAAGGGGGAAAATGGGCTTTACTGTGCTGGACTGTCAaggagaggattggctggtgtttcTATGGATGCAGAGAACATAGCCAATGACATCAAGAGGGTCTTGGACGAGGATGTCAATTAA